The following coding sequences are from one Leishmania major strain Friedlin complete genome, chromosome 36 window:
- a CDS encoding putative proteasome beta 2 subunit, whose protein sequence is MAETAIAFRCQDYVMVAAAGLNAFYYIKITDAEDKITQLDTHQLVACTGENGPRVNFTEYVKRNLMLNRMRQHGRHSSCDSTANFMRNCLASAIRSREGAYQVSCLFAGYDMPVSEDDNGAVGPQLFYLDYLGTLQAVPYGCHGYGACFVTALLDCLWRPDLTQQEGLELMQKCCDEVKRRVVISNSHFFVKAVTKNGVEVITAVH, encoded by the coding sequence atGGCGGAGACTGCAATTGCGTTCCGCTGCCAGGACTACGTCATGGTCGCTGCGGCCGGCCTCAACGCCTTCTACTACATCAAGATAACCGACGCGGAGGACAAGATTACGCAGCTTGACACACATCAGTTGGTCGCGTGCACTGGCGAGAACGGCCCTCGCGTGAACTTCACTGAATACGTCAAGCGCAACCTCATGCTCAACCGCATGCGTCAGCACGggcgccacagcagctgcgaTTCAACGGCGAACTTCATGCGCAACTGCCTCGCCAGTGCGATCCGCAGTCGCGAGGGGGCTTACCAGGTGAGCTGCCTCTTTGCCGGCTACGACATGCCGGTTTCCGAGGATGACAATGGTGCGGTGGGACCGCAGCTGTTTTACTTGGACTACCTCGGCACCCTGCAGGCTGTACCGTATGGTTGCCACGGCTACGGCGCTTGCTTTGTGACTGCTCTGCTAGATTGCCTCTGGCGTCCTGATTTGACCCAACAGGAGGGCCTTGAGCTCATGCAGAAGTGCTGCGATGAGGTGAAGCGCCGCGTCGTCATCAGCAACTCACACTTCTTTGTGAAGGCGGTGACGAAGAACGGAGTAGAGGTCATCACGGCGGTGCACTAG
- a CDS encoding conserved NUDIX hydrolase protein — protein MCCHTSPLRFSYPNTVLRSNRRRRHMIRTTAAAARLPQSTQGWVPLMRRALEFPIDSVTFPSHFYLHTVTNGTASTVGFSPQKEPVGLTALRQCAVLVLLSPAATGNGFQDMCITLTKRTATMGSHKSEMSFPGGHVDDDETLRNAAQRETLEEVGLPPSEYEIIGSLTPITTNALSARVTPFVAVATSPAQPYRASPVEVDSIHYLHMSMLLLSASTGHARVIKYRSFTSDRPCFFPCFFASPAQTVVSSAVCRSPKATGVADDCGFDPMLPEDFPGELVWGLTSFVTCELVARVAKAIMDGPEANSAAAVNALLTPSNVVARDPLAGSLQ, from the coding sequence atgtgttgTCACACGTCTCCTCTCCGCTTCTCTTATCCCAACACTGTACTTCGCTCTAaccgacgccgtcgccacatGATCCGGaccacagccgcagcggcgcgtctgCCACAGAGCACGCAGGGGTGGGTGCCACTGATGCGACGAGCGCTTGAGTTTCCTATCGATTCGGTCACCTTCCCGTCTCATTTCTACCTCCACACCGTCACCAACGGCACCGCCTCAACTGTTGGCTTCTCACCGCAAAAAGAGCCAGTGGggctgacggcgctgcgccagtgtGCCGTGCTCGTACTGCTCTCCCCCGCAGCGACGGGGAACGGCTTTCAGGATATGTGCATCACGCTGACGAAGCGCACTGCGACGATGGGCTCACACAAGAGCGAAATGAGCTTCCCGGGTGGCCACGTCGATGACGACGAGACGCTACGCAACGCAGCACAGCGTgagacgctggaggaggtgggccTCCCGCCATCTGAGTACGAAATTATTGGGTCTCTAACGCCGATTACCACGAACGCACTAAGCGCGCGTGTGACGCCGTTTGTGGCTGTCGCCACTAGTCCTGCGCAGCCATACCGCGCGAGCCCCGTCGAGGTCGATTCCATTCACTACCTTCACATGTCGATGCTGCTGTTGAGTGCGTCGACGGGGCACGCACGGGTCATCAAGTACCGCTCCTTCACTAGCGATCGACCGTGCTTTTTCCCCTGCTTCTTTGCCAGCCCTGCTCAGACGGTCGTCTCCTCTGCGGTTTGTCGGTCTCCTAAGGCGACTGGGGTGGCGGATGACTGCGGCTTCGATCCGATGCTGCCAGAGGACTTTCCGGGTGAGCTGGTCTGGGGCCTTACTTCCTTTGTGACTTGTGAACTCGTGGCTCGCGTCGCCAAGGCCATCATGGACGGCCCGGAAGCGAactcggcagcagcggtgaacGCACTCCTGACGCCTTCGAACGTGGTAGCGCGCGACCCTCTTGCGGGCTCGCTGCAATGA
- the RNHii gene encoding putative ribonuclease HII, with the protein MLHAWRFVPLARSTSALGSGLLRPSRVLRQKRLAYSPFRPPPTWNALQKVEVGHRQTDTGEPTLDGTLDLVGYQLSRDGLLPQTNILGRTLPVPDTSGISAATRRKLERERDVAVAHMKRHGVRLRRSIKETAVTIGCDEAGRGPLAGPVVGAAVSRIPVSSFNNEFDQLYEAPEQFQIFDSKSVSERQRDLVFAMITGHVDFFDIASCKKFVVHHCAGDEATSLTLSSKKLDSHVKLSKLPFKKLLSMQTPYLITYHGYNSAGNYVYFWSIGIANHTYIDEYNIYNASMNTMHRSAQSIWHMLSDARFSHEAAPRPRSSSIAQYLFSRFCTAANHDNEKRYQVPHHLELLKGATEYFDFEPIQPPLVLIDGHAVPGPSYDYFTSVRIGGDVQPIIEGDKRSLSIAAASCLAKVTRDELMNYIDALYPGYGFRDNKGYPVEQHMKYVAKNGLCPIHRKTYRPCRTVLEKGLQRK; encoded by the coding sequence ATGCTCCACGCATGGCGCTTCGTTCCTCTTGCACGTAGTACGTCCGCCCTTGGCAGTGGGCTGCTCCGGCCCAGTCGCGTTCTCCGGCAGAAGCGACTCGCCTATTCCCCTTTCAGGCCACCGCCGACATGGAACGCGCTGCAGAAGGTGGAGGTGGGACATCGCCAGACGGACACGGGCGAGCCTACACTCGATGGCACGCTGGACCTGGTCGGGTACCAGCTCTCTCGCGACGGTCTGCTGCCTCAGACGAACATCTTAGGCCGCACGCTGCCGGTTCCCGATACCAGTGGCATCTCTGCGGCGACTCGTCGTAAGCtggagcgagagagagatgtggcggtggcgcacatGAAGAGGCACGGCGTGCGGCTGAGGCGCAGCATCAAGGAAACAGCCGTGACGATCGGATGCGATGAGGCGGGCAGAGGCCCACTTGCCGGCCctgtcgtcggcgccgccgtctcgcGCATTCCCGTCTCCAGCTTCAACAACGAATTTGACCAGCTGTACGAGGCACCCGAGCAGTTTCAGATCTTCGACAGTAAGTCCGTTtcggagcggcagcgcgaccTCGTGTTTGCCATGATCACCGGACACGTCGATTTCTTCGACATTGCCAGTTGCAAGAAGTTTGTCGTGCACCACTGCGCCGGTGATGAGGCGACATCGTTGACGCTGAGCAGTAAGAAGCTCGACTCCCACGTGAAGCTATCGAAGCTGCCCTTCAAGAAGCTGCTCTCCATGCAAACACCGTATCTGATCACCTATCACGGGTACAACAGCGCAGGCAACTACGTGTACTTCTGGTCCATCGGCATTGCCAACCACACCTACATTGATGAGTACAACATCTACAACGCCTCCATGAACACGATGCACCGCTCCGCTCAGTCGATTTGGCACATGCTGAGCGACGCGCGCTTCTCgcacgaggcggcgccgcggccgcgctcATCCAGCATCGCGCAGTACCTGTTCAGCCgcttctgcaccgccgccaacCACGACAACGAGAAGCGCTATCAGGTGCCGCATCACCTGGAGCTCCTGAAAGGGGCCACCGAGTACTTCGACTTTGAACCAATACAGCCTCCGCTAGTTCTCATCGACGGCCATGCCGTGCCGGGCCCGAGCTACGACTACTTCACCAGCGTTCGTATTGGTGGCGATGTGCAGCCCATCATCGAGGGCGACAAGCGCAGCctctccatcgccgctgcgtcgtgtCTTGCCAAGGTCACCCGTGACGAGCTCATGAACTACATCGACGCCCTCTACCCGGGCTACGGCTTTCGGGACAACAAAGGATATCCGGTCGAGCAGCACATGAAGTACGTGGCCAAGAACGGACTGTGTCCGATACACCGCAAAACATATCGCCCATGCCGCacggtgctggagaaggggCTGCAGAGGAAGTGA
- a CDS encoding putative dolicholphosphate-mannose synthase yields MSSEHWVFFGLPPFFTEQHSSATLDRQCTLWSNLLLDHAIYHAQRTAGGDTNALLRFYTTQSDIFYNPAINKRLSPEGAHTMLQSLVARHPNHVVIVSDGGPRDFSVLVCTTEDGFKGMEETLLRYILDHGEVQTTAMLSKKGTVMTFDELASGAALGYGQTRSAYLARFSSAAVPVADVGRLSEEQAIRMYLHALNRRPVSAMRPFKVTLFNLDGTATQPYQGVKFGGE; encoded by the coding sequence ATGTCCTCCGAACACTGGGTTTTTTTTGGGCTACCGCCCTTCTTCACCGAGCAGCACTCATCGGCTACGCTGGACAGGCAGTGCACGCTGTGGTCGAACCTCCTTCTCGACCACGCCATCTACCACGCCCagcgcaccgccggcggcgatACCAACGCCCTTCTGCGCTTCTATACTACCCAGAGTGACATCTTCTACAACCCGGCTATCAACAAGCGTCTGAGCCCAGAGGGAGCTCACACGATGCTGCAGTCGCTCGTTGCACGCCACCCAAACCACGTTGTCATTGTCTCGGACGGCGGCCCCAGGGACTTCTCTGTGCTCGTGTGCACGACGGAGGATGGGTTCAAGGGGATGGAGGAGACGTTGCTGCGCTACATTCTTGACCACGGTGAGGTGCAGACGACGGCAATGCTCTCGAAAAAGGGTACAGTCATGACCTTTGACGAGCTCGCTAGCGGCGCAGCCCTCGGCTACGGGCAGACTCGCTCAGCGTATCTCGCGCGATTTTCCTCTGCTGCCGTTCCAGTTGCTGATGTCGGCCGCCTCTCCGAGGAGCAGGCGATTCGCATGTACTTGCACGCTCTGAACCGTCGCCCCGTGTCGGCGATGCGTCCCTTCAAGGTGACTCTCTTTAACCTCGACGGGACCGCAACACAGCCCTACCAAGGCGTCAAGTTCGGTGGCGAATAA
- a CDS encoding putative nuclear protein family a (nop10p), translating into MHLRVYMVDGKRVYTLKKVDPEGKPTLSAHPARFSPDDKLSRHRVTIKRRFKVLPSERRLQPL; encoded by the coding sequence ATGCACCTTCGAGTGTACATGGTCGACGGTAAGCGTGTCTACACGCTAAAGAAGGTGGATCCGGAGGGCAAGCCGACTCTGAGCGCCCACCCCGCCCGCTTCAGCCCAGATGACAAGCTCAGTCGCCACCGCGTCACCATCAAGCGCCGTTTCAAGGTGCTGCCGTCGGAGCGTCGCCTGCAGCCGCTGTAG
- a CDS encoding phosphatidylinositol-4-phosphate 5-kinase-like protein codes for MGQVGGTATSGRGLTALQVAAALRVTAAARLKQAEAAVSSSQAMHSAHCSIAEQSKAIKPEDCSAVQRLTVPSTDHKGKHVEVRVTEYAPDVFSFLRQLKGVTDPQFADEWSLPENRLKMEMGEGRSQALFLKSKTMLLMCKTISVEEVHALLHVLRAYTLHITAHPSSLLMRFYMLLKVSVRSEEGYILCFNDVFGTASVLHEKWDIKGRVPKNGKHLHYPHLIGSGYEPDPHATKPPPKRHVLANPAIDASQQHPGRESAVVVRGTKDAQGLPTLHDKDLTRLFWVPRTARKRLVEELLRDYDFLKNAGMMDYSLLIGVAYQDDKTRPSDKHCGIESTNVTSSSAVAPASTSAEARPASLAQDSHPSGTRTMLTTVPEFANGVRSFDGQEMYYIGVIDVLTTYTLKKKSANFFKSLLWKQKTLSTIPPDRYAQRIASFTELIFPDVKEEANGG; via the coding sequence ATGGGGCAAGTCGGCGGTACTGCGACGAGCGGCCGTGGCctcacggcgctgcaggtaGCCGCGGCGTTAAGggtgacggcagcagcgcggctgaAGCAGGCCGAAGCTGCCGTGTCGTCCTCGCAGGCGATGCATAGTGCTCACTGCAGCATAGCTGAGCAATCCAAAGCGATCAAGCCAGAGGACTGCagtgcggtgcagcggctcaCCGTGCCATCCACGGACCACAAGGGGAAGCACGTGGAGGTGCGCGTCACCGAGTATGCCCCGGACGTGTTCTCCTTTCTTCGCCAGCTGAAGGGCGTGACAGATCCACAGTTCGCAGACGAGTGGTCGTTGCCGGAGAATCGCCTAAAGATGGAGATGGGTGAGGGCCGCTCTCAGGCGCTCTTCCTCAAATCAAAGACCATGCTGCTCATGTGTAAGACAATCTCAGTGGAGGAGGTCCATGCTTTGCTTCATGTGCTGCGTGCCTACACGCTACACATCACCGCCCATCCCAGCAGTCTCCTCATGCGCTTTTACATGCTTCTGAAGGTGTCGGTACGGAGCGAAGAGGGGTACATCTTGTGCTTCAACGACGTCTtcggcaccgcctccgtgctGCACGAAAAGTGGGACATCAAGGGCCGCGTCCCGAAGAATGGGAAGCACCTCCACTACCCACACCTCATCGGCAGCGGCTACGAGCCTGATCCGCATGCCACGAAACCCCCCCCAAAACGCCACGTCCTTGCCAACCCAGCAATCGATGCGTCTCAGCAGCACCCCGGCAGGGAGAGCGCGGTCGTGGTGAGGGGAACCAAGGACGCGCAAGGACTGCCCACGCTGCACGACAAGGACCTCACGCGACTGTTTTGGGTGCCACGCACTGCACGTAAGCGACttgtggaggagctgctgcgcgactaTGACTTTCTCAAAAATGCGGGCATGATGGACTACTCGCTGCTCATCGGCGTCGCCTACCAGGATGACAAGACCCGGCCGTCAGACAAGCATTGCGGTATTGAGAGCACGAATGTGACATCCTCTTCCGCCGTCGCGCCTGCATCGACGTCGGCCGAGGCGAGGCCCGCCTCTCTTGCACAAGACAGTCACCCGTCCGGCACGAGGACGATGCTAACGACGGTTCCAGAGTTTGCCAACGGCGTGCGCAGCTTTGACGGCCAGGAGATGTACTACATCGGCGTAATCGACGTTCTCACCACGTACACGTTGAAGAAAAAGAGTGCCAACTTCTTCAAGTCGCTTTTGTGGAAGCAGAAAACGCTCTCCACCATCCCGCCCGACCGCTACGCGCAACGCATCGCATCGTTCACCGAGCTGATCTTCCCGGATGtaaaggaggaggcgaacgGCGGGTAA